Below is a genomic region from Candidatus Rokuibacteriota bacterium.
ACCCGAAGACCCTCGATCATCCGGTCGATCTCGGCGCCCGTGACGTTGAGCGCCGGCATGAGGCGGATGGCGTCGGGCCGCGGCGAGTTGAGCAGCAGGCCCGTGTTCTCCCAGCCCGGGTGCTTCTGGAGCTCGTCCCGCGCGTAGGTCACCACCCTGCTCCCGAAGCCGGCGTCCAGGTCGAGCGCGCGCAGCAAGCCCAGACCCCGCTCGTGGGACAGGCCGAGCTCCCGCACCAGGGTGGTCAGCTGCGCGCCGAGATAGTTCCCGGCGTCGACCACGCTCCGCAGGAACCCCGGCCTCAGGACCTCCTCCAGCACGGCGCAGCCGACGGCCGTCATCAAGGGACTGCCGTTGAAGGTGCCGCCCTGCTCGCCGTGCTCGAAGACCGAGACCTTCTCCGTCGCGCACAGGGCGGCCAGCGGCACGCCTCCGCCGAACCCCTTGCCGAGCGTCATGATGTCTGGCGCATCGGCGGCGCTCCGCGCGAAGTGCTCGTAGGCCCAGAGCCTGCCGGTGCGACCGACGCCCGTCTGCACCTCGTCGACGATCATCAGGCAGTTGCGCCGCCGGGTGAGCGCGCGCAGCTCGCGCAGGAACTCGACCGTGGCCGGGACGACGCCGCCTTCGCCCTGGACGGGCTCCAGCATCACGGCCGCGGTCCGCCCCGTGATCCGCTCTTCCACGGAGGCCAGGTCGTTCAGCGTGGCCTTGGGGAAGCCCTCCACGTAGAACGCCGGGCTCGGCGTGATGAGCTCCCGCGCCTGGGCGGCCAGGGCGTCCCCGACCACGCGCGGGCAGTGCCCCAGGCACGTGACCGCCCAGCCCTGGACGAAGTCGAGATAGCGCTTCCCGCGATGGTCGGTCAGCCAGGCGCCCTGCCCCTTGACGAAGACGATCTCCGGTCGTTCCGTCACCTCCATGAGGCTCTGGACGGGAAACTCCAGGTCGCGCGCATGTATCATCTGCGGGCTCCGTAGGGATGGGGGTTGAAGACTTCCATCAGCCGATCGGGATACCGCGCCGCTCCGAATCTGTACTGCGCGTAGAGGCCGTGAGCGTCGCGGGTGAAGAGCATGATGCGCCGCAGCCCCTGGAGGTCGGGATGCGCCATGATGGCGGCCATGAGGCTCTTGCCTACTCCGCGCCCGCGGAGCGACTCCAGCACGAAGACATCGCAGACGTAGGCGAAGGTAGCCCGGTCACTGACGACCCGGGCGAATCCCACCTGCCGGTCCCCATCGAGAGCCCCGAAGCACAGCGAGTGCGCGACGGCCCGCTCAACCACCTCGCGCGAAATCCCGGGCGACCAGTAGGATGTGGTCAGGAAGCCATGGATCGCCTCGAGATCAAACCGTGAGGCGTCCGTGGTGATCTGGATGTCCCGCGCCGTGGCCTCCATCACGCGCCCTTCCTGACGGCCCGCTTCTCGAGCGCAGCCGTGAGCCGCCGGGCGAGAAGCCGCGCCGCCCGCTCGCTGTGCGTCGCGAGGAAGATGGTGTCGTCACCCGCGATCGTCCCCGCGACCTCCGGCAGGCTCGCCTCGTCGAGGGCGCGCGCCACCGGGTGGGCGCCGGCCGCCGGCGTCTTGACAACGACGAGCGTGCCCGCCGCCCGCACCGACAGCGCCGAGCTCCGCAGGACGCGGTCCAGCTTCGCCTCGCGCAGGTCGGCCGGCGCGAACTGAAAGAGCGTGGCGTCAGGCGCGACGTATCCCCTCGGCGTCTTGGCCAGGCCCAGTTCCCGGAGATCCCGCGACAGCGTCGGCTGCGCGACGACGATGCCGCGATGCCGCAGCAGGCGCTGCAGCTCGGCCTGGGAGCGAACGTGTCCCACCCGAACGAGTCCTGCGATCGCCTCTTGCCGCCGGAGCGAGCCTGCATCGTTATTTTTATTCATTATTATGGATAATTATCCATCCGCCGGCCGTTGTCAAGTCAGATCTCACGGGGGCACGCTGCAGGAGGAAGGGGCCGGAGTCGGGCTAAACGCACTGATCCGATACACGTTTCCCGCCTGCTGCGCCTCGGAGGGGAGCGGGGACGCGAGAGGGCCGCCAGCGACCATCGCTATGAAGGTGCGCCGCTCGATCATCCGGTCGGTCCTGGCGTGGGTTGGCGCGCTGCGCTGGTAGGCACGAGCGTGGTGGAAAAGAAAAAGCCCGCGTTGGCGGCGGGCTGTTTCTCAGGGCTGAGAAATCGAGGGGCGTTACGGCGTCAGCTGACCGCGGATCTCTCCGCCCGGATTGGCGGCGCTGTGCACGTTGACGTAGAGGTTTCCCAACCTGAAAGCCTCGTACTGGGTGTCGTTGAGTCGGATGCTCGCCGGAACGGACCACGTGTTGTCGGCTGTTCTGTTCAGGGGGATGATCACCGGCCCGTTCTCACCCGGCACACCCAGATGGATATGGGCCGCGGTGCCGGCGACGCCGGAGGTCATCACGCTGCCGCTGACCGACCTGTCCATGAGGACCCTGATGGTGCCGCTGCCCGTCGCGGCGGTGCTCACGGGAGGTACTTCCTGGTTGCCGTTGAGTATGACGTTCGCGCCGCTAGGCGCGGGGCTCGACATCTGGGCACATCCCGCGGCGAGGAGTGCCGCTGCGCCCATGCCGCTCGCCCAGAGGACCCGCCTCACGACCTGTTGTAGTGGATGCATTGTCCTGTCTCCGTTTGGTTGATGGTGCAAAAGAAGA
It encodes:
- a CDS encoding aminotransferase class III-fold pyridoxal phosphate-dependent enzyme — translated: MIHARDLEFPVQSLMEVTERPEIVFVKGQGAWLTDHRGKRYLDFVQGWAVTCLGHCPRVVGDALAAQARELITPSPAFYVEGFPKATLNDLASVEERITGRTAAVMLEPVQGEGGVVPATVEFLRELRALTRRRNCLMIVDEVQTGVGRTGRLWAYEHFARSAADAPDIMTLGKGFGGGVPLAALCATEKVSVFEHGEQGGTFNGSPLMTAVGCAVLEEVLRPGFLRSVVDAGNYLGAQLTTLVRELGLSHERGLGLLRALDLDAGFGSRVVTYARDELQKHPGWENTGLLLNSPRPDAIRLMPALNVTGAEIDRMIEGLRVAIDAVR
- a CDS encoding GNAT family N-acetyltransferase; protein product: MEATARDIQITTDASRFDLEAIHGFLTTSYWSPGISREVVERAVAHSLCFGALDGDRQVGFARVVSDRATFAYVCDVFVLESLRGRGVGKSLMAAIMAHPDLQGLRRIMLFTRDAHGLYAQYRFGAARYPDRLMEVFNPHPYGARR
- a CDS encoding CHRD domain-containing protein, whose product is MSSPAPSGANVILNGNQEVPPVSTAATGSGTIRVLMDRSVSGSVMTSGVAGTAAHIHLGVPGENGPVIIPLNRTADNTWSVPASIRLNDTQYEAFRLGNLYVNVHSAANPGGEIRGQLTP